In candidate division KSB1 bacterium, one genomic interval encodes:
- a CDS encoding ABC transporter ATP-binding protein/permease, with product MKYESGIYFHKLPQEVAAELPRLGIQRSNVKVAIRSDLDLNGAFRPSWLIITDESVLGITPGAYDPDHTVGPYPIHSLQKARIFKGVGSGFLQVRVQNFFINVIRFSNARREEFNRARIYLEDLIEKRNAPLDIFKKRNPWFCEKCGLALPSQQAECLRCASQGGLLKRTLRMMRPYRLFVVLLLVMMLSGVALDLVPPYLTRILVDDVLTTKQHTNWLPWLVLALAGAALFRALLNILIGRTSTTVGTRITYELRRQLQQKLIQLSVDFYDRTPVGTLITRLLHDVDYFHGFVQQVASGFLVNLFLIIGIGFMLFNLNVKLALFVLIPVPFVIAGTWFFWHTIYPRYYRYWDSQSKLASLVNGVLSGIRTVKAFAQEKREHQRFDGVAGYLRDSRRAVDRGSTTFFPIFGYAFGLGGLIIWYAGGKNVLAGQITLGTLMAFLGYLGMFYGPISALTMFSNWLTGFLTAGQRIFEILDTDVALKQPEKPVVIKTMRGRIEFRNVTFGYDPYDPVLTDISFIIDPGQLVGIVGKSGSGKTTLVNLLCRFYDPQQGQILIDGVDVREMSNQELRKHVGLVLQEPFLFRATIAENIAYGAPNATPKDIIDAAKAANAHKFILKQPSGYDTRLGERGAGLSGGERQRVSIARALLCNPTILILDEATSSVDTESEQQIQEALAVLTKGRTTIAIAHRLSTLRGADIIYVLDEGKIVEFGNHEELMAKQGIYYKLVMIQTRLTKLDQ from the coding sequence ATGAAATACGAGAGCGGCATTTACTTCCATAAATTGCCTCAAGAAGTCGCGGCAGAACTGCCTCGGCTTGGCATACAAAGGTCTAATGTCAAGGTAGCCATTCGGAGTGATCTGGATTTAAATGGCGCATTTCGACCGAGCTGGTTGATTATTACCGATGAATCCGTTTTAGGTATCACCCCTGGAGCGTATGACCCAGATCATACGGTTGGTCCCTATCCCATTCATTCGCTTCAAAAAGCGCGAATTTTCAAGGGAGTCGGGAGTGGTTTTCTCCAAGTGAGAGTCCAAAACTTTTTTATCAACGTCATTCGTTTCAGCAATGCGCGACGGGAGGAATTCAATCGTGCCAGAATTTACTTGGAAGATCTGATCGAAAAGCGCAATGCTCCCTTAGATATTTTCAAAAAACGGAATCCCTGGTTTTGCGAAAAATGTGGCTTAGCGTTACCCTCTCAGCAGGCGGAGTGTCTTCGCTGCGCCAGCCAAGGTGGATTACTCAAACGAACGCTTCGCATGATGCGACCTTATCGACTATTTGTGGTCCTGTTATTGGTGATGATGTTAAGTGGTGTCGCCTTGGATTTAGTGCCGCCATATCTCACTCGCATTTTGGTCGATGATGTGTTGACAACCAAACAGCATACGAATTGGTTGCCCTGGCTGGTGCTGGCGTTAGCCGGGGCTGCGCTGTTCAGAGCGCTGCTGAATATCCTCATCGGTCGCACCAGCACCACTGTGGGCACCCGGATTACCTATGAACTGCGGCGACAATTGCAGCAAAAACTGATTCAGCTTTCAGTGGATTTTTACGATAGAACACCAGTTGGTACGTTGATCACTCGGCTGCTTCACGACGTGGATTATTTTCACGGCTTTGTCCAACAAGTGGCATCTGGATTTCTGGTCAATCTGTTTCTCATAATCGGCATTGGCTTCATGTTGTTTAACCTGAATGTCAAATTAGCGCTGTTCGTGCTGATTCCCGTGCCATTTGTGATTGCTGGTACTTGGTTTTTTTGGCACACCATCTATCCCCGCTATTATCGCTATTGGGATAGCCAATCGAAATTAGCCTCATTGGTTAATGGGGTGCTATCTGGCATTCGGACGGTGAAGGCGTTTGCACAAGAGAAGCGCGAGCATCAGCGGTTTGATGGAGTAGCTGGCTATTTGCGCGATTCTCGCCGCGCGGTGGATCGGGGCTCGACTACCTTTTTCCCCATTTTTGGATATGCTTTTGGATTGGGCGGATTGATTATCTGGTACGCTGGAGGAAAAAATGTGTTAGCCGGCCAGATCACCTTAGGAACGTTGATGGCCTTTCTGGGTTACTTGGGCATGTTTTATGGGCCGATCTCGGCGCTGACCATGTTTTCCAACTGGCTCACCGGATTTTTAACTGCTGGTCAGCGCATTTTTGAAATCCTCGATACCGATGTCGCGCTGAAACAACCAGAAAAGCCAGTTGTTATCAAAACGATGCGGGGACGAATCGAATTTCGCAATGTCACGTTCGGATACGATCCTTACGATCCAGTTTTGACCGATATTTCTTTCATTATCGATCCTGGACAATTAGTGGGGATTGTCGGAAAAAGTGGCTCGGGCAAAACCACTTTAGTGAATTTGCTCTGCCGCTTTTACGACCCACAGCAAGGGCAGATATTGATCGACGGGGTCGACGTACGCGAGATGTCCAATCAAGAGCTGAGGAAGCATGTGGGATTGGTGTTACAGGAGCCGTTTCTCTTCCGAGCGACGATTGCTGAAAACATCGCCTATGGTGCGCCCAATGCCACCCCAAAGGACATTATCGATGCAGCCAAAGCCGCTAACGCACATAAATTCATTCTCAAGCAGCCGAGTGGTTACGACACCCGGCTCGGCGAGCGCGGTGCAGGATTGTCTGGTGGCGAACGCCAACGTGTTAGCATCGCTCGGGCTTTGCTCTGCAATCCGACCATTCTTATCCTTGATGAAGCCACTTCCTCAGTCGATACCGAATCCGAGCAGCAAATTCAAGAAGCCCTGGCTGTGCTAACGAAAGGCCGAACAACTATTGCGATTGCCCATCGCCTATCCACCCTGAGAGGCGCGGATATTATTTATGTGCTCGACGAGGGTAAAATCGTTGAATTTGGCAACCATGAAGAACTTATGGCCAAGCAAGGCATCTATTATAAGCTCGTGATGATTCAAACCCGATTGACCAAATTGGATCAATAA
- a CDS encoding DUF1854 domain-containing protein has translation MEIEKHQLRDVGVRYLTPENCRLYIGTLGSLHCIVEDKEAYANVYCLMTFPISHPYQFISVCYSDDEGKEQEIGLIESLETFPKETQDLVKKSLGQHYFEQTIRRIHDVRWEYGLIFFDVETESGRTQFSMRWQHDKALEYGRNGKVLLDTFNNRYVIPSVSDLPAADRNRLLRFIYW, from the coding sequence ATGGAAATCGAAAAACATCAACTAAGAGATGTAGGCGTTCGTTATTTGACGCCTGAAAATTGTCGGCTTTATATCGGCACACTCGGCTCGCTTCATTGCATCGTAGAAGATAAAGAGGCCTATGCCAATGTCTACTGTCTCATGACGTTTCCGATCAGTCATCCATATCAATTTATTTCAGTTTGCTATTCGGATGATGAAGGTAAAGAGCAGGAGATTGGTTTAATCGAATCTTTGGAAACCTTTCCAAAAGAAACCCAAGATTTGGTCAAAAAAAGCCTTGGCCAGCACTATTTTGAACAAACCATTCGGCGGATCCATGATGTGCGCTGGGAATATGGCCTGATCTTCTTCGATGTTGAGACCGAAAGTGGACGTACCCAATTCAGCATGCGCTGGCAGCACGATAAAGCACTGGAATATGGCCGCAATGGAAAGGTGTTGCTGGATACGTTCAATAATCGTTATGTTATTCCTTCTGTTTCAGATCTGCCTGCAGCGGATCGGAATCGATTACTGAGGTTTATTTATTGGTAA
- a CDS encoding anion transporter: MDMIIHYWTSLVVILLTLAGVAIGRYPGLRMNRATIVLVGSTALIILGAISLDQAYQAIDLNTIVLLFSMMVLNINLRLAGFFGLVVHRVARFAKNTKQLLFLVIMSSGMLSALFLNDTVVIMFTPLVLEMTTALKRNPIPYLMGLATAANVGSTATIIGNPQNMLIGMASGISFISFAWYLTPVAIAGLLVVYAVIITVYRDEFNGQKLNYQISDRPRIFKPLLYKSTIALALMLAAFVVGAKIPLAALGAASLLLITRRIKPQRVFGELDWGLLVFFSGLFIVTHAIETSGLGVYLFDQARPLLDQGLAPLTIVSALLSNIISNVPAVLLFRPIMGSLADPNIAWLTLAMATTFAGNLTLLGSVANLIVAETAKSRGIHLSFQEYLKAGLPITIITLTIGVFWFNFIK, translated from the coding sequence ATGGATATGATCATTCACTATTGGACTTCGCTTGTTGTAATCTTGTTGACTTTAGCCGGAGTGGCAATCGGTCGCTACCCTGGCTTAAGAATGAATCGAGCCACGATCGTACTCGTGGGCTCAACCGCTCTTATCATATTAGGGGCAATATCATTGGATCAGGCTTATCAGGCCATCGATCTGAATACCATTGTGCTATTATTTTCTATGATGGTGTTGAATATCAATCTGCGCTTGGCTGGCTTTTTTGGTTTGGTGGTTCATCGCGTAGCTCGTTTTGCCAAAAATACTAAGCAACTCTTGTTTCTGGTGATTATGAGCTCAGGGATGCTTTCCGCCTTGTTTTTGAACGACACCGTCGTCATAATGTTTACGCCGCTGGTTCTTGAGATGACCACGGCGTTGAAGCGCAACCCCATTCCCTATCTAATGGGGCTGGCTACCGCCGCCAACGTCGGTTCGACGGCGACCATTATTGGGAATCCGCAGAATATGTTGATTGGAATGGCGTCGGGAATTTCATTTATTTCCTTTGCCTGGTATCTAACCCCGGTAGCGATAGCTGGATTGTTGGTCGTTTACGCGGTTATTATCACGGTCTATCGGGATGAATTTAATGGTCAAAAATTGAACTATCAAATCTCTGATAGACCACGAATTTTCAAGCCGCTGCTTTATAAAAGCACCATTGCGTTAGCGTTGATGCTCGCTGCTTTCGTGGTCGGAGCAAAAATCCCACTCGCCGCTCTGGGTGCTGCATCTTTATTATTGATCACCCGCCGAATTAAGCCCCAGCGCGTATTCGGTGAGCTGGATTGGGGACTATTGGTGTTTTTCTCGGGCTTATTCATCGTCACCCATGCGATCGAGACCAGTGGCTTAGGAGTTTATTTGTTCGACCAGGCTCGACCGCTGCTCGATCAAGGGCTCGCCCCTTTAACCATCGTTTCAGCACTGCTGAGCAACATCATCTCTAACGTCCCTGCTGTGCTGCTGTTTCGGCCTATCATGGGGTCGCTTGCTGATCCGAACATTGCTTGGTTGACTTTGGCCATGGCGACCACTTTCGCCGGGAATTTAACCCTATTGGGCTCTGTCGCTAATTTGATCGTGGCTGAGACGGCCAAATCAAGAGGCATCCATCTTTCGTTCCAAGAATATCTCAAAGCGGGATTGCCGATCACCATAATCACCCTCACGATCGGCGTATTCTGGTTCAATTTCATTAAGTGA
- a CDS encoding zinc-dependent alcohol dehydrogenase family protein, with protein sequence MKAMILTGIVDLTANKTPLDLQELPRPIPKENEILIKVLACGVCHTELDEIEGRTPPSFFPMVLGHQVVGRVVEIGKSVTKHRIEDRVGVAWIFSSCGRCEFCLSGRENLCPDFKATGRDAFGGYAEFMTVGEDFAYPIPEVFSDAEAAPLLCAGAIGYRSLRLTNLKDGQYLGLTGFGASGHLVLLMVKYLYSNVRIFVFARSEQEQKFARELGADWAGDTDAEPPHPCHSIIDTTPVWKPIVAAMERLQPGGRLVINAIRKETNDQHELLQLDYPRHLWMEKEIKSVANITRRDVLDFLKLAAEIPIKPEIQCYSLDQANQALLELKQRKIRGAKVLTI encoded by the coding sequence TTGAAAGCGATGATTTTAACAGGTATTGTAGATTTAACTGCAAACAAAACGCCTTTAGATTTACAAGAGCTACCTCGGCCGATTCCAAAAGAAAACGAGATTTTAATCAAGGTCTTGGCTTGTGGTGTATGCCATACTGAGCTGGATGAGATTGAAGGTCGGACGCCACCATCATTTTTTCCGATGGTGCTTGGGCATCAGGTGGTCGGTAGGGTTGTTGAGATAGGAAAATCAGTCACAAAACATCGAATTGAGGATCGTGTGGGGGTTGCTTGGATTTTTTCATCGTGCGGCCGGTGTGAGTTTTGTCTTTCGGGCCGAGAGAACCTATGTCCCGATTTCAAAGCCACAGGACGAGATGCTTTTGGTGGCTATGCTGAATTCATGACTGTTGGAGAGGATTTTGCATATCCCATACCAGAGGTGTTCTCTGATGCAGAGGCGGCCCCGTTGCTCTGTGCTGGTGCGATCGGCTATCGCTCGTTGCGATTGACCAATCTGAAAGACGGTCAGTACCTGGGATTGACAGGGTTTGGTGCATCGGGGCATTTGGTATTGCTGATGGTTAAATATCTTTATTCAAACGTTCGGATTTTCGTTTTTGCGCGGAGCGAGCAGGAGCAGAAGTTCGCCAGAGAGCTCGGAGCAGATTGGGCCGGCGACACTGATGCTGAACCACCCCATCCATGCCATAGCATCATCGATACCACCCCGGTTTGGAAGCCGATCGTGGCCGCCATGGAGCGTTTGCAGCCAGGCGGTAGGCTGGTCATTAATGCGATCCGCAAAGAAACCAACGATCAGCACGAGCTTTTGCAGCTCGATTATCCCAGGCATTTGTGGATGGAGAAAGAGATCAAAAGCGTCGCGAATATTACTCGACGCGATGTTTTAGATTTTTTAAAATTGGCTGCGGAAATTCCGATCAAGCCGGAAATACAATGTTATTCACTGGATCAGGCCAATCAGGCGCTGTTAGAGTTAAAACAGCGAAAAATTCGCGGGGCAAAAGTTTTGACAATCTAA
- a CDS encoding single-stranded DNA-binding protein — MSTGRGTVNKVILLGRLGKDPDLRYTPSGAPVATFSLATNLVWKDQDGNQKELTEWHRIVAWRKLAEIASNYLKKGSLVYIEGRLQTRSWNDKNNVTRYTTEVVADNLTMVGPKMERAGEPIEVPPPIDEFIPGEPEVIPPAPSEDDLPF, encoded by the coding sequence ATGTCCACTGGAAGAGGGACCGTTAATAAAGTCATTCTCTTGGGCCGATTAGGTAAAGATCCTGATTTGCGCTATACGCCAAGCGGCGCACCGGTCGCGACCTTTAGTTTGGCCACCAATCTCGTCTGGAAGGACCAGGATGGTAATCAGAAGGAGCTGACCGAATGGCATCGGATTGTTGCGTGGCGTAAGCTGGCAGAGATTGCCAGCAATTATCTGAAAAAGGGAAGCCTTGTTTACATCGAAGGTCGGCTGCAGACCAGGTCATGGAACGACAAAAACAACGTGACCCGTTACACCACCGAAGTGGTCGCTGATAATTTAACCATGGTTGGTCCAAAAATGGAGCGAGCTGGTGAGCCGATAGAGGTTCCGCCCCCAATCGATGAATTTATTCCAGGTGAACCTGAAGTGATCCCCCCTGCCCCATCAGAAGACGATCTGCCTTTCTAA
- the cdd gene encoding cytidine deaminase, whose product MKIERLVQQALAEREHARAPFSQFRVGAILVTADEQIYTGCNIEISSFGLTICAERVAIFKAVSEGVTAFKAIFIASDSERFTPPCGACRQVLWELAGKIDVYMINRFGEFQIVPLDALLPHGFDSTFLTIPIYLGEKKVD is encoded by the coding sequence ATGAAGATCGAGCGATTGGTTCAACAAGCGTTAGCAGAACGGGAGCACGCACGGGCGCCATTTTCTCAATTCCGAGTGGGGGCGATTCTAGTGACAGCAGATGAACAGATCTACACTGGGTGCAACATCGAGATCAGTTCATTTGGTCTTACGATTTGCGCTGAGCGAGTCGCCATTTTTAAAGCTGTGTCTGAGGGAGTCACTGCGTTCAAAGCCATATTTATCGCATCCGATTCGGAGCGTTTCACTCCACCGTGCGGCGCCTGTCGCCAGGTGCTTTGGGAACTCGCTGGTAAGATCGATGTGTACATGATCAATCGCTTTGGTGAATTTCAAATCGTTCCTCTTGATGCGCTTCTGCCACATGGATTCGATAGCACGTTTTTAACAATACCAATTTATCTTGGAGAGAAAAAAGTCGACTGA
- the udk gene encoding uridine kinase yields the protein MKPHILIGIAGGSGSGKTLVARRIVEELGSDKVIIIQQDSYYRDLSHLSLEQRAKQNFDHPDAFDHQFLIAQIKDLLAGKSIEQPIYDYTIHSRKKETRRIGEHVIIVLEGILILHEPELRDLMDIKVYVDTDDDVRLIRRIRRDVTERGRSLESILEQYENSVRPMHLQFVEPTKRYADIIIPEGGYNLVAIDLLKTKIQALLAERGY from the coding sequence ATGAAACCGCATATTTTAATCGGAATTGCCGGGGGATCAGGTTCAGGCAAAACCCTGGTAGCGCGGCGCATTGTTGAAGAGTTGGGATCGGATAAGGTGATCATCATCCAACAGGATTCCTACTATCGCGATCTCAGCCATCTATCTTTGGAGCAACGCGCCAAGCAGAATTTTGATCACCCTGATGCGTTTGATCATCAATTTTTGATCGCCCAGATCAAGGATCTTTTGGCGGGAAAATCAATTGAACAACCGATTTATGATTATACGATCCACTCAAGGAAGAAGGAAACACGGCGCATTGGCGAGCATGTCATTATCGTCCTAGAGGGTATTTTGATCCTTCACGAACCAGAACTCCGAGATCTGATGGATATCAAAGTTTATGTTGATACCGATGATGATGTACGATTGATCCGACGGATCCGACGGGATGTCACCGAACGCGGGAGAAGCCTGGAGTCAATTTTGGAACAGTATGAAAATAGCGTCCGACCGATGCATTTGCAATTCGTGGAGCCGACCAAACGATATGCCGATATCATTATTCCCGAAGGTGGATATAATTTAGTGGCAATAGATTTGCTCAAGACAAAAATTCAAGCACTATTGGCTGAGAGAGGTTATTGA
- a CDS encoding NupC/NupG family nucleoside CNT transporter, which translates to MWVQKVTAIFGIFVLLGIAWLLSNNKKRLNFRVIIWGLALQLLFAVLILKTGPGQMVFFFARAFIAKLLSFTDAGASFLFGNLYRGDPGIIEQIGGAGPLQLRDGITGQFIDVGIVFAFHILPTIIFFASLMSVLYHLGIMQKIVQFMAWIMAKSMGTSGAESLSAAGNIFVGQTEAPLLVRPYVPEMTHSELMAIMVGGFATIAGGVMAAYVRFGIDAGHLMAASVMSAPAALVMAKIIYPETEEPKTRGLVKLPKERTTANVIDAAASGAADGLRLALNVGAMLMAFIALIAMINYGLGKIDDLINFITFHHTQFNWDLSLKKILGVIFSPLAFFLGVTPRDLLHFGNLLGTKISINEMIAYIDLVNLKGVISERSYIIATYALCGFANFSSIAIQIGGIGGIAPERRSDLARIGLKAMIGGALASWLTAAIAGILI; encoded by the coding sequence ATGTGGGTGCAAAAAGTTACGGCTATTTTTGGGATTTTTGTGTTATTGGGAATCGCTTGGCTTCTTTCGAATAACAAAAAAAGGCTCAATTTTCGGGTTATAATTTGGGGGCTTGCCTTGCAGCTTCTGTTTGCGGTCCTCATTTTAAAGACTGGCCCAGGACAGATGGTGTTCTTTTTTGCGCGAGCGTTTATTGCGAAATTATTGAGCTTCACAGACGCTGGAGCTTCGTTTTTATTCGGCAACCTCTATCGCGGAGACCCTGGGATCATTGAGCAGATTGGGGGAGCTGGGCCGTTGCAACTTCGAGATGGCATCACTGGCCAGTTCATTGATGTGGGAATCGTATTTGCGTTCCATATTTTGCCAACCATTATCTTTTTCGCTTCGTTGATGAGCGTGCTGTATCATTTGGGAATCATGCAGAAGATTGTGCAATTCATGGCGTGGATTATGGCGAAATCGATGGGGACCAGCGGGGCAGAGTCGCTTTCAGCGGCAGGCAATATTTTCGTGGGGCAGACCGAAGCGCCGCTGCTGGTTCGACCATATGTGCCGGAGATGACCCATTCGGAACTCATGGCGATTATGGTAGGTGGATTTGCAACGATCGCTGGGGGTGTTATGGCGGCATATGTTCGTTTCGGGATCGATGCGGGACATTTGATGGCCGCCAGCGTGATGTCCGCTCCGGCTGCATTGGTGATGGCAAAAATCATCTATCCAGAGACAGAAGAACCGAAGACCCGCGGCCTGGTGAAGTTACCCAAAGAGAGGACGACGGCGAACGTGATCGATGCCGCCGCCTCCGGAGCCGCCGACGGATTGCGATTGGCTTTGAACGTCGGAGCGATGTTGATGGCCTTTATCGCATTGATAGCCATGATCAATTATGGCCTGGGCAAGATCGACGACCTCATTAATTTCATCACTTTTCATCATACCCAGTTCAATTGGGACCTGAGTCTGAAAAAGATCTTGGGGGTGATTTTTTCTCCCCTGGCTTTTTTCTTGGGGGTCACGCCGAGAGATCTTTTGCATTTTGGCAATCTATTGGGCACGAAAATTTCGATTAATGAAATGATCGCTTATATCGATCTGGTTAATCTGAAGGGCGTTATTTCAGAACGCTCCTACATTATCGCTACCTACGCGCTTTGTGGCTTTGCAAATTTCAGTTCGATCGCCATCCAAATCGGTGGCATCGGTGGGATTGCCCCTGAACGCCGCAGCGATCTTGCAAGGATCGGACTGAAAGCGATGATCGGGGGCGCTTTGGCATCATGGCTCACCGCCGCCATTGCAGGAATTCTTATTTGA
- a CDS encoding purine-nucleoside phosphorylase translates to MESQHLQAAFEFIRQKIPLTPSAAIILGSGLGSFGDELKDKTIIDCKEIPHYPVPRVVGHAGVWILGWLEEIPILALKGRVHTYEGYSARQVTFPIRLLAKLGIQRLVITNAAGAINPTFEPGDLMLITDHINFLFDSPLIGDNRLPAEKRFIDLSEPYDRKFIHGALEVSQRLGIRLRSGVLICFQGPSYETPAEVRMARVMGADAGTMSTVPEVIAAKQQDMRVLGISCLTNLAAGLSDQKLSHEEVTRTANAIQDKFILLMREIMKQLPNW, encoded by the coding sequence ATGGAATCACAACATTTACAAGCGGCTTTTGAATTTATACGACAGAAGATTCCCCTCACACCATCGGCGGCGATCATTTTGGGATCAGGATTGGGCAGTTTCGGAGATGAATTGAAAGATAAGACCATCATCGATTGCAAGGAAATCCCCCATTATCCTGTGCCCCGAGTGGTTGGGCATGCAGGGGTTTGGATTTTGGGATGGTTGGAGGAAATTCCAATTCTGGCGTTAAAGGGACGGGTGCACACATACGAGGGATATTCGGCCCGACAGGTGACCTTTCCAATTCGGTTGTTAGCGAAATTGGGAATCCAACGGCTGGTGATCACTAATGCGGCTGGCGCAATCAATCCCACCTTTGAGCCCGGAGATCTAATGCTGATAACCGATCATATCAATTTTTTATTTGATAGTCCCCTGATCGGAGACAATCGCCTCCCCGCCGAAAAGCGGTTCATTGACCTCTCCGAACCATATGATCGAAAATTCATCCATGGGGCTCTTGAAGTGTCCCAGCGACTCGGGATTCGGCTGCGCTCTGGGGTATTGATCTGTTTTCAAGGTCCGTCCTATGAGACGCCCGCTGAGGTTCGCATGGCTCGCGTTATGGGCGCAGATGCTGGCACGATGTCCACAGTCCCTGAAGTTATCGCTGCGAAGCAACAGGACATGCGAGTGCTGGGCATCTCATGCCTCACCAATTTAGCCGCTGGCCTTTCTGACCAAAAATTGAGCCATGAAGAGGTTACCCGAACCGCAAATGCCATTCAGGATAAATTTATTTTATTGATGAGGGAGATCATGAAACAGCTTCCGAACTGGTAG
- a CDS encoding tetratricopeptide repeat protein — MFRRFLLDAKLRCKRKRTLYIMRLYVRSLFSWRGRMELLEHHRKYHRVIMSCQHRVVRNGDSPALLSELYEIWGRNLRNLNRFDEAMEKLLFARDQLQSNSPSLWYELGLLYFIKKDYPSARRAMETAVKMGYDTVSLRIHLGKIYYQMGMLNRAEECFKQVLRIYPHEGSLHFLLGIVYKSNVEYHLAIEAFKNAIKYGSDQKEEHLGLAEIYTRLGYWREAIQEYKQILRFEEDNFIAHYFLGWIYEIQGREDEAIKEYLIANKIDPNDEDTKRKLIRLLASPVVNEQC, encoded by the coding sequence ATGTTCAGACGGTTCCTGTTAGATGCAAAGTTGCGTTGCAAGCGCAAGCGGACGCTGTACATCATGAGGCTCTATGTCAGGTCATTGTTCTCCTGGCGCGGACGCATGGAATTGCTGGAGCATCATCGAAAATACCATCGGGTGATCATGTCTTGCCAACACCGTGTTGTTCGGAACGGCGATTCGCCGGCGCTCTTGAGTGAGCTTTATGAGATTTGGGGTCGTAATTTGCGCAATCTAAATCGCTTCGATGAGGCGATGGAAAAGTTGTTATTTGCGAGAGATCAATTGCAATCGAATTCCCCATCGCTATGGTATGAATTGGGATTGCTTTATTTCATAAAGAAAGATTATCCGAGTGCTCGGCGCGCCATGGAGACCGCGGTGAAAATGGGCTATGACACCGTGTCCCTGCGAATTCACCTCGGGAAAATTTATTATCAGATGGGGATGCTAAATCGCGCTGAAGAGTGTTTTAAGCAAGTGTTGCGTATCTATCCTCACGAGGGGAGCCTGCATTTTTTGCTGGGCATCGTTTATAAAAGCAATGTGGAATACCATCTCGCCATTGAGGCGTTCAAGAACGCCATCAAATATGGTAGCGATCAAAAAGAAGAGCATCTCGGGCTGGCAGAGATTTACACGCGCCTGGGCTATTGGCGCGAAGCCATCCAAGAATATAAGCAAATTCTTCGATTCGAAGAGGATAATTTTATCGCTCATTATTTCTTAGGCTGGATCTACGAGATTCAAGGGCGGGAAGACGAAGCCATCAAGGAATATCTCATCGCAAATAAAATTGATCCGAATGATGAAGACACCAAACGAAAACTGATTCGACTGTTGGCATCGCCTGTGGTGAACGAACAATGTTAG